Proteins encoded by one window of Cucurbita pepo subsp. pepo cultivar mu-cu-16 chromosome LG14, ASM280686v2, whole genome shotgun sequence:
- the LOC111809607 gene encoding ribosome-binding factor PSRP1, chloroplastic: MAALTSSMQTNLLSAHSLTPSSSSSTTVSTFPTSFSLPTSTNSAVLKIHALSSHASAFFNSCNHCFRTIVIAPRKRHATRSFSIRMSWDGPLSSVKLIVQGKNLELTEAVKKHVEEKVGKAVQKHSHLVREVDVRLSVRGGEFGKGPRIRRCEVTLFTKKHGVVRAEEDAETVYASIDLVSSIMQRKLRKIKEKDSDHGRHMKGFDRSKIREPAPIVVEDEEEEVSQEDGGEAIDEIVRTKYFDMPPLTVEEAIEQLKNIDHDFYGFRNEETGEINILYKRKDGGYGLIIPKEDGNAEKIETVTVEVAREASLAE, from the exons ATGGCCGCTCTCACCTCTTCTATGCAAACGAATCTCCTCTCCGCCCATTCCTTAacgccttcttcttcttcttctactacAGTTTCTACCTTTCCCACCTCCTTCTCTCTTCCCACCTCTACCAACTCCGCTGTTCTCAAAATTCACGCTCTCTCTTCCCATGCTTCTGCTTTCTTCAACTCCTGCAACCACTGCTTTCGGACCATTGTGATAGCACCTCGCAAACGTCATGCCACAAGATCTTTCAGTATTCGGATGTCCTGGGACGGCCCTCTCTCTTCCGtcaaattaattgttcaaGGCAAAAATTTGGAG TTGACTGAGGCAGTTAAGAAGCACGTGGAAGAGAAGGTTGGCAAGGCAGTCCAGAAGCACAGTCACTTAGTGAGAGAAGTAGATGTCAGACTATCAGTTAGAGGTGGTGAGTTTGGGAAGGGCCCAAGAATTAGAAGATGCGAG GTTACTTTATTCACGAAGAAGCATGGAGTTGTACGAGCAGAGGAAGATGCCGAGACCGTGTATGCAAGCATTGATTTGGTATCTTCCATCATGCAGAGAAAGCTGAGAAAGATTAAAGAGAAAGATTCCGATCATGGCCGACACATGAAAGGATTTGACAGATCGAAAATAAGAGAACCTGCGCCAATAGTAGTTGAAGATGAGGAAGAGGAAGTTTCTCAGGAAGATGGTGGAGAAGCTATTGATGAG ATTGTTCGGACAAAATACTTCGATATGCCGCCTTTGACAGTTGAAGAAGCAATCGAACAGCTAAAGAATATTGACCATGATTTCTATGGTTTCCGGAATGAAGAAACTG GTGAGATTAACATCttatataaaagaaaggaTGGAGGATATGGACTTATCATCCCAAAAGAAGATGGCAATGCTGAGAAAATAGAAACTGTGACGGTTGAAGTAGCCAGAGAAGCCTCCTTGGCGGAATGA